In Drosophila bipectinata strain 14024-0381.07 chromosome 2R, DbipHiC1v2, whole genome shotgun sequence, one genomic interval encodes:
- the LOC108132937 gene encoding general transcription factor 3C polypeptide 3, with the protein MDQSSESVLIEEIDSNDVPENELGQFQETEPLRVVDIIDEAEEEEGALIKRYVQGLCPEFPDFCTKLEASDEDEDDEEESNEEHVEMKPSTSAQAQSRSELPTSSARSGGGGGGVRKSQLSTALQGLMGEANLSFVRGRFETAERICMEIIRQNPLASEPFYTLAEIYENRDEVKFLNFSTLAAHLNPQDRDMWIRVSDLLVQQGNLSRARLIYTKAIKMLPKVYQLRLRKAQLLQKMGETNASMFTYLKMLPLMPPEEWKLCLTTSQNVARYFHALRKHGLALEAMEAAYSVCGARFTLEDINMYLELLILNKQYAKVLKCLRERTNFEIENDQEESLELIYFCDIPDDFIPELRAKLCVSLIHMRAHHLLGYLIQNVQEHITLTADRVELYMDITEALMQEHKYAEAIALMSPITDGDTVECPAFVWLRQAECLRQLNRTNEAIQCYERVVQLAPFCYDARFTLSALLKQQGRNEEAVQALEQPGDGEGPVIARLLYERCVMLQQIGRIEEFLDVGYVLLSRHSIKLYNREEMMAAANGGSAYNAESLKTIIQMRSKTADTTANVEQEQQESGKNSTTEASDLTSKNEFDLFMELVRTAHEHGRYGAAEKICFAMVTTKRFAFYNDEIERIMVLVCYFNDDCAIAFSYLRELIAKQPSQANLWNLLALMIQKGDEVRYYRYMRRLMQRFSEETKQMRIFQGHYHLNCASFKYALNIYMPILRESPDPIVALCIAAAFNQLGIQRKVLRKSAAVSQAIAFAQRYKELRCAGTDLADCAAQQEILYNMGRIYHQANLLHLAVEYYEKALAVPLHPLIAEHETILGLQHEVAFNLHLIYRANGNKWKARQCLMRYCVV; encoded by the exons atggACCAAAGCTCGGAATCTGTGTTAATTGAGGAAATAGATAGTAATGATGTGCCGGAAAACGAACTGGGACAGTTCCAGGAGACGGAACCTTTGCGGGTGGTGGACATTATCGACGaggccgaggaggaggagggtgCTTTGATCAAGCGCTATGTCCAGGGCCTATGTCCAGAGTTCCCTGATTTTTGCACCAAACTTGAGGCCAGCGACGAAGACGAGGATGATGAGGAGGAATCCAACGAGGAGCATGTGGAGATGAAGCCGAGCACTTCAGCCCAGGCACAGTCCAGGTCAGAACTGCCCACCAGCAGTGCTCGATCCgggggcggcggcggtggcgttCGAAAGAGTCAGCTGAGCACAGCACTTCAAGGATTGATGGGAGAGGCTAATCTGAGTTTCGTCCGTGGACGCTTCGAAACTGCCGAACGTATCTGCATGGAGATCATCAGACAGAATCCTCTAGCCAGCGAACCCTTCTATACACTCGCCGAGATCTATGAGAACCGCGATGAAGTGAAGTTTCTCAACTTCTCGACGCTAGCAGCGCACCTGAATCCTCAAGATCGAGACATGTGGATCCGGGTGTCGGATCTGCTGGTGCAACAGGGTAATCTATCCCGCGCCCGTCTCATCTACACCAAAGCCATCAAAATGCTGCCCAAGGTGTACCAACTGCGGTTGCGGAAAGCTCAGCTTCTTCAAAAGATGGGCGAAACTAACGCGTCCATGTTCACATACCTTAAGATGCTTCCTTTAATGCCGCCCGAGGAGTGGAAATTGTGCCTGACTACATCCCAGAATGTGGCCAGGTACTTCCATGCTCTGAGAAAGCACGGCCTGGCATTGGAGGCCATGGAGGCAGCCTACAGCGTGTGTGGGGCTCGGTTTACGCTGGAGGATATAAATATGTACCTGGAGCTGCTGATCCTCAACAAGCAGTACGCAAAGGTACTTAAGTGCCTTAGAGAGCGCACCAATTTCGAAATTGAAAACGACCAGGAGGAGAGTCTGGAACTTATCTACTTTTGCGATATACCCGACGATTTTATTCCCGAGCTGAGGGCCAAGCTGTGTGTTAGCTTGATTCACATGCGAGCCCACCATTTGCTGGGCTACCTCATCCAGAACGTCCAGGAGCATATCACTCTTACCGCCGATCGAGTGGAACTCTACATGGACATCACAGAGGCACTCATGCAGGAGCATAAGTACGCGGAAGCCATAGCTCTGATGAGTCCCATAACGGATGGAGATAcagtggagtgcccggcgttCGTATGGTTAAGGCAAGCGGAGTGCCTGCGGCAGCTGAACCGCACAAATGAGGCCATTCAGTGCTATGAGCGGGTGGTGCAACTTGCTCCATTTTGTTACGACGCTCGCTTCACCCTCTCCGCTCTGCTCAAGCAACAGGGTCGGAACGAGGAGGCGGTACAAGCCCTAGAGCAACCTGGGGATGGAGAAGGACCAGTAATCGCTCGGCTTCTATACGAACGGTGCGTGATGCTACAGCAGATTGGGCGAATCGAGGAGTTCCTGGACGTAGGCTATGTGCTGCTCAGCCGGCATTCTATCAAGCTGTATAACCGTGAGGAAATGATGGCCGCCGCCAATGGGGGTAGCGCCTACAATGCAGAGAGCCTGAAGACTATTATCCAGATGCGAAGCAAGACCGCCGATACCACGGCCAATGTGGAGCAGGAACAACAG GAATCTGGAAAGAATTCTACCACTGAGGCATCCGACTTGACATCCAAGAATGAGTTTGATCTGTTCATGGAGCTGGTGCGAACGGCCCACGAGCATGGAAGATACGGAGCCGCTGAGAAGATTTGCTTCGCTATGGTGACCACTAAGAGATTCGCCTTCTATAACGACGAGATCGAGCGCATTATGGTGCTGGTGTGCTACTTCAACGACGATTGCGCCATCGCGTTCTCATACCTTCGCGAATTGATTGCCAAACAGCCCAGCCAGGCGAACCTCTGGAATCTGCTCGCTCTGATGATACAGAAGGGTGACGAGGTTCGTTACTACCGCTACATGCGGCGACTTATGCAACGGTTCTCGGAAGAAACGAAGCAGATGCGCATTTTCCAAGGCCATTACCACCTCAACTGCGCTTCGTTTAAGTAtgccttaaatatttatatgccGATTCTCCGCGAAAGTCCCGATCCCATAGTGGCTCTCTGTATAGCGGCGGCTTTCAATCAGTTGGGCATACAGCGAAAGGTCCTCCGCAAATCGGCGGCTGTTAGCCAGGCTATTGCCTTTGCCCAGCGCTACAAAGAGCTTCGGTGCGCGGGCACCGATTTGGCGGATTGCGCCGCTCAACAAGAGATATTGTACAACATGGGACGCATTTATCATCAGGCGAACCTACTCCATCTGGCAGTGGAATACTACGAGAAGGCGCTGGCCGTGCCGCTGCACCCACTGATTGCTGAGCACGAAACTATCCTGGGGCTGCAGCACGAGGTGGCCTTCAACCTACACCTCATCTACCGAGCGAATGGCAATAAGTGGAAGGCGCGACAGTGTTTAATGCGATATTGTGTGGTTTAG